One part of the Caproiciproducens sp. CPB-2 genome encodes these proteins:
- a CDS encoding inorganic phosphate transporter, with protein MSLALIVALLLVCASIFVNGWTDAPNAIATVVSTRVLSPRAAVLMATAFNLVGIMCFGTAVASTIANLVNVGTGSNPLIAICAAQLSIVIWSVSAWKFGIPTSESHALIAGLMGSGIAYNGFSAFKLAEFQKVLWGIVISTIVGFFAAYVVTKVIGFLFCRMKRAKANRFFSLGQIASAALMATSHGAQDGQKFMGVFVLVILLANNQPVPATVHIDIWIMLLCSLVMAVGTSVGGYRIIKTMGIDMVKLEKYQGFSAEIVASLCMLVTTVCSGIPLSTTNTKGTAMMGAGAARRFSDVNWGIAKEMVMAWVLTFPACLILGYAMTKLFILIF; from the coding sequence ATGTCACTTGCGCTCATAGTAGCACTTCTCCTTGTGTGCGCTTCCATCTTTGTCAACGGCTGGACGGACGCGCCGAATGCAATCGCCACTGTTGTTTCGACCCGGGTGCTTTCCCCGCGGGCGGCCGTTTTAATGGCCACGGCTTTTAATCTGGTGGGCATCATGTGCTTCGGTACGGCTGTTGCCAGCACCATTGCCAATCTCGTCAATGTCGGAACCGGCTCCAACCCTTTGATCGCCATTTGCGCCGCTCAGCTTTCCATAGTAATATGGTCGGTGTCGGCCTGGAAGTTCGGAATCCCCACGAGCGAAAGCCACGCGCTGATTGCCGGGCTGATGGGTTCGGGAATCGCCTACAACGGCTTTTCCGCCTTTAAGCTGGCCGAGTTTCAAAAGGTGCTGTGGGGAATCGTCATCTCGACGATTGTCGGTTTTTTTGCGGCCTATGTCGTCACCAAGGTGATCGGCTTTTTATTTTGCAGGATGAAACGAGCCAAAGCGAACCGCTTTTTTTCTTTGGGACAGATCGCTTCCGCCGCTTTAATGGCTACGAGCCACGGCGCACAGGACGGTCAGAAATTTATGGGCGTTTTTGTGCTTGTGATTCTTCTTGCAAACAATCAGCCTGTTCCGGCAACGGTACATATCGATATCTGGATTATGCTGCTGTGCTCGCTTGTGATGGCGGTCGGCACCTCCGTCGGCGGGTACCGCATCATCAAGACCATGGGGATCGATATGGTCAAACTGGAAAAGTATCAGGGATTTTCCGCTGAAATCGTGGCGTCTCTGTGTATGCTGGTTACGACCGTGTGCTCCGGAATTCCCCTTTCCACCACCAACACGAAAGGCACCGCCATGATGGGCGCGGGCGCGGCAAGGCGTTTTTCCGACGTAAACTGGGGAATTGCCAAAGAAATGGTAATGGCGTGGGTACTGACCTTCCCTGCCTGCCTGATTCTTGGTTATGCGATGACCAAACTGTTTATACTGATCTTTTAG
- a CDS encoding recombinase family protein encodes MNTAVYLRKSRAEELSDTVDETLKRHREILLEFAAKSNLTVVKIYEEVVSGESLYARPQMLQLLADVEHGQYDAVLCMDIDRLGRGAMSDQGIILETLKNADTKIITPRKAYDLNNETDETYSEFETFMARQELKAIKRRMQRGIQKTIAEGGYIANAPYGYVKTTVGKRPTLAVLEKEARFVRMMFDLYANQGMGCQQIADTVNAMGAKPHRAEKFGRSSVMKILHNPTYIGKIVWNQKTRFRKGAKGGRKQVTVKNPRDQWTVVQGIHPSIIDGELFEQAQKTAACRSHPPANTGKVENPLAGLVYCAHCGSLMQRQVARRGGTYLLCQKPGCMVSSSLPLVEAAVLNALKHSMDRFIITQKDSAMRRSDSREMLSALESEIKTTDGQMEKLHDFLEQGIYDPDTFLTRQAYLKAKRSKLEEIKEKAMTPHPGSCDIAGIGTVLEAYDSASLQKRNLLLKAMVDRIVYCKEKGARPAQFTLEVYLKPFYP; translated from the coding sequence ATGAATACAGCCGTCTATCTGCGGAAAAGCCGTGCGGAAGAGCTGAGCGACACGGTTGACGAAACATTAAAGCGGCACAGGGAAATCTTGCTGGAATTCGCCGCAAAAAGCAATCTGACCGTGGTAAAAATATATGAGGAAGTGGTTTCCGGGGAATCGCTGTACGCCCGTCCCCAGATGCTGCAGCTGCTGGCCGACGTGGAGCATGGTCAATACGACGCCGTACTCTGCATGGATATCGACCGCCTGGGGCGCGGCGCCATGAGCGACCAGGGGATCATTTTGGAGACGCTGAAAAACGCGGACACAAAGATCATCACGCCGCGTAAGGCGTACGACCTGAATAATGAAACGGATGAGACCTATTCGGAATTTGAAACCTTTATGGCCCGGCAGGAGCTGAAGGCAATCAAGCGCCGGATGCAGCGGGGCATTCAAAAAACCATTGCGGAAGGGGGGTACATCGCCAACGCCCCTTACGGATACGTGAAAACGACGGTCGGCAAGAGGCCGACGCTTGCGGTACTGGAAAAAGAGGCCCGGTTTGTACGGATGATGTTCGACCTGTACGCCAATCAGGGGATGGGCTGCCAGCAGATCGCCGACACGGTAAACGCCATGGGCGCAAAACCGCACCGTGCCGAAAAGTTCGGCAGGTCTTCCGTCATGAAAATACTGCACAACCCTACTTACATAGGAAAAATTGTCTGGAACCAAAAAACGCGGTTCCGGAAAGGCGCAAAAGGCGGCAGAAAACAGGTCACCGTGAAAAACCCCCGTGATCAATGGACCGTTGTACAGGGAATCCATCCGTCCATCATTGACGGGGAGCTCTTTGAACAGGCGCAGAAAACGGCGGCGTGCCGGTCCCATCCGCCGGCCAATACGGGCAAGGTGGAAAACCCGCTCGCCGGTCTTGTTTACTGCGCACACTGCGGCTCTTTGATGCAGCGGCAGGTGGCCCGCCGCGGCGGAACCTATCTGCTTTGCCAGAAACCCGGCTGCATGGTATCCTCCTCCCTGCCCCTGGTGGAAGCCGCGGTGCTGAACGCGCTGAAACACAGCATGGACCGTTTCATAATCACACAAAAGGATTCTGCGATGCGGCGGTCCGACAGCAGGGAAATGCTCAGCGCCCTCGAATCGGAAATCAAAACCACCGACGGCCAGATGGAAAAGCTGCACGACTTTCTGGAACAGGGAATTTACGACCCGGATACGTTCCTGACGCGTCAGGCTTATTTAAAAGCAAAAAGAAGCAAGCTGGAGGAGATAAAAGAAAAAGCCATGACCCCGCATCCCGGCAGCTGCGATATCGCCGGTATCGGTACCGTGCTGGAAGCTTACGATTCGGCCTCTTTGCAAAAAAGAAATCTTCTCTTAAAAGCGATGGTGGACAGAATTGTCTATTGCAAGGAAAAGGGCGCCAGACCGGCGCAGTTCACGCTGGAAGTGTATCTGAAACCGTTTTATCCGTAG